A region from the Phaenicophaeus curvirostris isolate KB17595 chromosome 30, BPBGC_Pcur_1.0, whole genome shotgun sequence genome encodes:
- the PIP4K2C gene encoding LOW QUALITY PROTEIN: phosphatidylinositol 5-phosphate 4-kinase type-2 gamma (The sequence of the model RefSeq protein was modified relative to this genomic sequence to represent the inferred CDS: deleted 7 bases in 7 codons), producing the protein MLLRMIFKASSKIKVNNHLFNRENLPSHFKFKEYCPQVFRNLRERFGVDDQDYQVSLTRSPPQWEDSGRRFLLSSDRTLVVKELSSEDVADVHGLLSHYHQVLVQCHGSTLLPRFLGMYRLSVASESEETYLLVMRNLFSHRLPVHRKYDLKGSLVSREAGSPPQGKELPTLKDVDFLTRGEKVYVDPDDQRDFMEKLKRDVEFLVQLKIMDYSLLLGIHEVGRAEPEEEEEGEEEEEAGGGGRGRGGSFGVGGGAPTGPPPDGIGCCFNSHRPLGPGDFDPCVDVYALRCAEGAPRREVYFMGLIDVLTQYDARKKAAHAAKTVKHGAGAEISTVHPEQYAKRFLDFITNIFA; encoded by the exons ATGCTCCTCCGGATGATTTTCAAAGCCAGCTCCAAGATCAAAGTCAACAACCACCTCTTCAACCG GGAGAACCTTCCCAGCCACTTC AAGTTCAAGGAATACTGCCCTCAAGTCTTCCGCAACCTCCGTGAGCGCTTTGGCGTCGACGACCAGGATTACCAG GTGTCTCTGACGCGGAGCCCCCCGCAGTGGGAGGACAGCGGGCGGCGCTTCCTTCTTTCATCCGACCGCACGCTGGTGGTGAAGGAGCTT TCGAGCGAGGACGTGGCCGACGTCCACGGGTTGCTTTCCCATTATCACCAGgtactgg TGCAGTGTCACGGCAGCACGCTGCTGCCTCGCTTCTTG GGCATGTACCGCCTGAGCGTG GCGAGCGAGAGCGAGGAGACCTACCTGCTGGTCATGAGGAACCTCTTCAGCCATCGCCTGCCCGTGCACCGCAAGTACGACCTCAAG GGCTCCCTGGTGTCACGGGAAGC GGGTTCCCCACCCCAGGGCAAGGAGCTCCCCACGCTGAAGGACGTGGACTTCCTAACGCGGGGCGAGAAGGTCTACGTGGACCCCGATGATCAACGCGACTTCATGGAGAAACTCAAACGAGATGTGGAG TTCTTGGTGCAGCTGAAGATCATGGATTACAGCCTCCTCCTCGGAATCCACGAG GTGGGGCGAGCGGagccggaggaggaggaggaaggcgaggaggaagaagaggctggggggggggggcggggacgAGGGGGGAGtttcggggtgggggggggggcacctacGGGACCCCCCCCCGACGGCATCGGCTGCTGCTTCAACTCCCACCGG CCCCTCGGCCCCGGCGATTTCGATCCCTGCGTCGACGTCTACGCCTTGCGCTGCGCCGAGG GTGCCCCCCGGCGCGAGGTTTATTTCATGGGGCTCATCGATGTCCTCACCCAGTACGACGCCCGCAAGAAGGCAGCGCAC GCGGCCAAGACGGTCAAACACGGG